Proteins from a single region of Streptococcus mitis:
- a CDS encoding DUF3796 domain-containing protein, with translation MKKSQKMRGLIAMIAVALFIDFIVLFGSNLSWGPKLVIAGISVFGQIVAIWGWLHMKPWPHKSQKSKGKTIFDLSAKLYTILFLAASIFYTVGIWVATPSISSGIKEWILGIGLVIEVIVFGFFCLKNVKETPDERFYANLAKAASLMFVFILGALMILAVIIGYMGSLTIYMGQIFISIAALICIFAVVYLILERRG, from the coding sequence ATGAAAAAAAGTCAAAAAATGCGTGGCCTCATTGCAATGATTGCCGTAGCTCTCTTTATTGATTTTATTGTTTTATTTGGTTCTAATCTTAGTTGGGGACCCAAGTTAGTTATTGCTGGTATTTCAGTGTTTGGTCAGATTGTAGCTATTTGGGGCTGGCTACATATGAAACCATGGCCTCATAAGAGTCAGAAAAGTAAGGGAAAGACTATTTTTGATTTGTCTGCTAAGCTTTACACGATACTTTTTTTGGCAGCAAGCATTTTTTATACAGTAGGGATTTGGGTTGCGACCCCAAGCATAAGTTCTGGTATTAAAGAATGGATTTTGGGAATTGGCCTCGTTATTGAAGTGATTGTATTTGGTTTTTTCTGTTTGAAAAATGTCAAGGAAACTCCGGACGAACGCTTTTATGCTAATTTAGCAAAGGCAGCTAGCTTGATGTTTGTTTTTATACTAGGCGCACTGATGATTCTAGCAGTTATCATTGGGTATATGGGGTCTCTCACTATTTACATGGGCCAGATCTTTATTAGCATAGCTGCCTTGATTTGCATCTTTGCGGTTGTCTATCTTATCTTGGAACGGAGAGGATAA
- a CDS encoding DMT family transporter, whose protein sequence is MNEKTKAYIAALSFSAIIGFSFLFTKIALGYASPLTNLAHRYTIAALVMVVLNQTKLIKVSLSRKDILSILPMSLFYPLFFFIFQSFALQYISSSEAGILQALVPIFTLLLASAFLKEKTSLLQKFFLFLSVAGVVFIFLSKGANFGTETASFGFLLMLGSVLANALNNILSKAKGDRYRAMDMTAVVIFVGFVTFNTLSLTSHYLDGNILAYVAPLGQLPYLFSILYLGILASIVTGSLSIYAIVRLGASTVSVFGNLGTVLTILAGALILHEPIYSYHVIGATLIIAGILGMNLMRKK, encoded by the coding sequence ATGAACGAGAAAACAAAAGCATACATAGCTGCCTTATCCTTTTCAGCAATCATTGGTTTTTCTTTTTTATTTACTAAGATTGCTTTAGGCTATGCCAGTCCTCTCACAAACTTAGCGCATCGCTATACAATTGCAGCTTTAGTAATGGTCGTTCTTAATCAAACAAAACTTATTAAAGTGAGTTTAAGTAGAAAAGATATTCTTTCTATTCTTCCTATGAGCCTTTTCTATCCGCTTTTCTTTTTTATTTTTCAATCCTTTGCTTTACAGTATATATCGTCTTCTGAAGCTGGAATTTTACAGGCTCTTGTCCCGATTTTTACTCTCCTTTTAGCATCGGCTTTTCTCAAGGAAAAGACAAGCTTGCTTCAAAAGTTCTTTTTATTTTTATCCGTAGCAGGAGTAGTTTTCATCTTCCTTAGTAAAGGAGCTAACTTTGGTACTGAGACTGCTAGTTTTGGCTTTCTCTTGATGTTGGGATCTGTTCTCGCCAATGCACTAAACAATATCCTCAGCAAGGCTAAAGGAGATCGCTATCGGGCCATGGATATGACAGCTGTTGTGATATTTGTTGGCTTCGTCACCTTTAATACGTTGAGTCTGACCTCGCACTATCTAGATGGCAACATATTAGCCTACGTTGCACCTCTCGGACAGCTTCCTTATCTGTTTTCCATTCTTTATTTGGGAATTTTAGCCTCTATCGTTACTGGTAGTCTCTCTATCTATGCTATTGTTCGACTTGGAGCATCAACCGTCAGTGTCTTTGGTAATCTTGGAACAGTTTTGACCATTCTAGCCGGAGCTCTTATCCTCCACGAACCAATTTATAGCTACCATGTAATCGGAGCAACTTTGATTATTGCTGGAATTTTAGGCATGAATCTGATGAGAAAAAAGTAA
- a CDS encoding alpha/beta fold hydrolase, producing MKQNDIAEAIAFYNRKPETLVRHIIPVLDCDLVVYHRPGNASKGHIIFYHGACGRSQMWAHQYDAFEGFDLYFVNVRGQGESPMKVGLPDLEGAVQDVDAILSYFQLDKVILVGHSWGGNPLQEYTYRHPNRVLALVMVDSWGQHRYLSDKEKNRIKYSSLMYKTIPWKMIAGKNSKMCTDNPITRELVKAAIIETGRDVFLNLGITGFLAVHEIEGYQGNPPMLLVRGENDFPKHLKMIYDGIIALNPNARQVTISDSKHQPMNDHPEEFNQIIGEFFEEVVGP from the coding sequence ATGAAGCAAAATGATATAGCTGAAGCTATTGCTTTTTATAACAGAAAACCTGAGACTTTAGTACGTCACATTATACCAGTCTTAGATTGTGACTTGGTTGTTTATCATCGTCCTGGAAACGCAAGTAAAGGCCACATTATTTTTTATCATGGAGCTTGTGGCCGTAGTCAGATGTGGGCCCACCAGTATGATGCCTTTGAAGGATTTGACCTCTACTTTGTCAATGTTAGAGGACAGGGTGAATCACCTATGAAAGTTGGTTTACCTGACTTGGAAGGCGCTGTTCAAGATGTAGATGCTATTTTGTCCTATTTCCAGCTAGATAAGGTGATATTGGTTGGTCATTCTTGGGGAGGGAATCCACTTCAAGAGTACACCTATCGTCATCCAAATCGAGTTCTAGCCTTGGTCATGGTAGATAGTTGGGGACAGCATCGTTACCTATCAGATAAAGAGAAAAATCGCATAAAATATAGTTCCCTTATGTACAAAACGATTCCTTGGAAGATGATTGCAGGTAAGAACTCAAAAATGTGTACAGATAATCCTATCACAAGAGAATTAGTCAAGGCGGCCATTATAGAAACTGGGAGAGATGTTTTTTTGAACCTTGGAATCACAGGTTTTTTGGCTGTCCATGAGATAGAAGGTTATCAAGGAAATCCTCCCATGCTTTTAGTAAGAGGAGAAAATGATTTTCCAAAACACCTAAAAATGATCTACGATGGGATCATTGCCTTAAATCCCAATGCGCGTCAAGTAACGATTTCAGATAGCAAACACCAACCTATGAATGACCATCCTGAAGAGTTTAATCAGATAATTGGTGAATTCTTTGAAGAAGTAGTAGGCCCATAA
- a CDS encoding peptidylprolyl isomerase — protein MKKLATLLLLSTVALAGCSSIQRSLRGDDYVDSSLAAEESSKAAAQSAKDLNDALTNESANFPQLSKEVAEDEAEVILHTSQGDIRIKLFPKLAPLAVENFLTHAKEGYYNGITFHRVIDGFMVQTGDPKGDGTGGQSIWHDKDKTKDKGTGFKNEITPYLYNIRGALAMANTGQPNTNGSQFFINQNSTDTSAKLPTSKYPKKIIETYKEGGNPSLDGKHPVFGQVIDGMDVVDKIAKAEKDEKDKPTTAITIDSIEVVKDYDFKS, from the coding sequence ATGAAAAAACTAGCAACCCTTCTTTTACTATCTACTGTAGCTCTAGCTGGATGTAGCAGCATCCAACGTAGTCTGCGTGGTGATGATTATGTGGATTCAAGTCTTGCTGCTGAAGAAAGCTCTAAAGCAGCTGCTCAATCTGCCAAGGACTTAAACGATGCTTTAACAAATGAGAGTGCTAATTTCCCTCAACTTTCTAAGGAAGTTGCTGAAGATGAAGCCGAAGTGATTCTCCACACAAGTCAAGGAGATATCCGTATCAAACTCTTCCCTAAACTCGCTCCTCTAGCGGTTGAAAACTTCCTCACTCATGCCAAAGAAGGCTACTATAACGGCATTACCTTCCACCGTGTCATCGATGGCTTCATGGTTCAAACTGGAGATCCAAAAGGGGACGGTACAGGTGGTCAGTCTATCTGGCATGACAAGGATAAGACAAAAGACAAGGGAACTGGTTTCAAGAACGAGATCACTCCTTATCTCTATAACATCCGTGGGGCTCTTGCTATGGCAAATACTGGTCAACCAAACACCAATGGTAGCCAGTTCTTCATCAACCAAAATTCTACAGATACCTCTGCTAAACTCCCTACAAGCAAGTATCCAAAGAAAATCATCGAAACCTACAAAGAAGGTGGTAATCCTAGTCTAGATGGTAAACACCCAGTCTTTGGCCAAGTGATAGACGGTATGGATGTTGTAGATAAGATTGCTAAAGCCGAAAAAGATGAAAAAGACAAGCCAACGACTGCTATTACTATCGATAGCATCGAAGTGGTGAAAGACTACGATTTTAAATCTTAA
- a CDS encoding helix-turn-helix transcriptional regulator: MAKESKIITNLKSVRESTGMTQQELADLIGMRRETILHLENNRYNPSLEMALKIAQVFNLKVEDLFELRQKEEA, encoded by the coding sequence ATGGCCAAAGAAAGCAAGATTATTACTAATCTTAAATCTGTTCGTGAGTCTACAGGCATGACCCAGCAGGAGTTAGCCGACCTCATCGGCATGCGACGCGAGACAATTCTGCACTTGGAAAATAACCGTTACAATCCTTCTCTGGAAATGGCCCTTAAAATTGCTCAAGTTTTTAATCTGAAAGTAGAAGACCTCTTTGAACTCAGACAGAAAGAGGAAGCATAA
- a CDS encoding biotin transporter BioY: protein MKTAHVYAIPAIGAALIAVLAQISLPIGPVPFTLQNFAIGLIATVFRPREAVLSVGLYLLLGAIGLPVFAGGGAGFHALIGPTAGYLWFYLVYSGLTSSLTNSDSGFVRIFLANLLGDTLVFVGGIIGLHFLAGMPFEKALVVGVFPFIIPDLGKIIAISFISRPLLQRLKNQAYFAN, encoded by the coding sequence TTGAAAACAGCTCACGTTTATGCTATCCCTGCTATTGGGGCTGCTCTTATTGCGGTATTGGCACAAATCAGTCTTCCGATTGGACCCGTCCCCTTCACTCTACAAAACTTTGCAATCGGCTTGATTGCTACTGTCTTTAGACCCAGAGAGGCTGTACTTTCTGTTGGACTTTATCTTCTTCTAGGTGCTATCGGTCTTCCTGTCTTTGCAGGAGGTGGAGCTGGATTTCATGCTTTGATTGGTCCTACTGCAGGCTATCTTTGGTTTTATCTTGTTTATTCTGGACTTACCTCTTCTCTAACTAACAGTGATAGTGGTTTTGTCAGAATTTTTCTAGCAAATCTCTTGGGAGATACACTTGTTTTTGTTGGTGGGATCATTGGATTACATTTCCTAGCTGGAATGCCATTTGAAAAAGCTCTTGTTGTGGGGGTATTTCCCTTTATCATCCCAGATCTTGGTAAAATTATTGCTATTAGTTTTATTAGCCGTCCATTACTTCAACGCCTTAAAAATCAGGCTTACTTTGCTAACTAA
- a CDS encoding ABC-F family ATP-binding cassette domain-containing protein, which translates to MSILEVKNLSHGFGDRAIFEDVSFRLLKGEHIGLVGANGEGKSTFMSIVTGKMLPDEGKVEWSKYVTAGYLDQHSVLEEGQSVRDVLRTAFDELFKAEARINDLYMEMAEDGADIDALMEEVGELQDRLESRDFYTLDAKIDEVARALGVMDFGMDTDVTSLSGGQRTKVLLAKLLLEKPDILLLDEPTNYLDAEHIDWLKRYLQNYENAFVLISHDIPFLNDVINIVYHVENQQLTRYSGDYYQFQEVYAMKKSQLEAAYERQQKEIADLKDFVARNKARVATRNMAMSRQKKLDKMDIIELQSEKPKPSFDFKPARTPGRFIFQAKDLQIGYDRPLTKPLNLTFERNQKVAIIGANGIGKTTLLKSLLGIIPPIAGEVERGDYLELGYFEQEVEGGNRQTPLEAVWNAFPALNQAEVRAALARCGLTTKHIESQIQVLSGGEQAKVRFCLLMNRENNVLVLDEPTNHLDVDAKDELKRALKEYKGSILMVCHEPDFYEGWMDQIWDFNKLT; encoded by the coding sequence ATGAGTATTTTAGAAGTTAAAAACCTGAGTCACGGTTTTGGTGACCGTGCAATTTTTGAAGATGTGTCTTTCCGTCTCCTCAAGGGAGAACATATCGGTCTGGTCGGTGCCAATGGTGAAGGAAAATCAACCTTTATGAGCATTGTAACTGGTAAGATGTTACCAGATGAAGGAAAGGTGGAGTGGTCCAAATATGTGACTGCTGGTTACTTGGATCAGCACTCAGTCTTAGAAGAAGGTCAGTCTGTTCGTGATGTTCTCCGTACAGCCTTTGATGAGCTATTCAAAGCTGAAGCCCGTATCAATGACCTTTATATGGAAATGGCTGAAGACGGAGCGGATATTGATGCTCTCATGGAAGAAGTTGGCGAACTCCAAGACCGTTTGGAGAGTCGTGATTTCTATACCTTGGATGCTAAGATTGACGAAGTAGCGCGTGCCCTTGGTGTCATGGACTTTGGAATGGATACAGATGTAACCTCTTTGTCAGGTGGACAAAGAACCAAGGTGCTTTTGGCAAAACTTCTCCTTGAAAAGCCTGATATCTTGCTGTTGGACGAGCCGACCAACTACTTGGATGCTGAGCATATTGATTGGCTCAAGCGCTATCTCCAAAACTATGAAAATGCCTTTGTCCTTATTTCTCATGATATTCCATTCCTAAATGACGTTATTAATATCGTCTATCATGTGGAAAATCAACAGCTGACGCGTTACTCTGGTGACTACTACCAGTTCCAAGAAGTCTATGCCATGAAGAAATCTCAGTTGGAGGCTGCCTACGAACGTCAGCAGAAAGAGATTGCAGACCTCAAGGACTTTGTCGCTCGTAACAAAGCGCGTGTTGCAACAAGAAATATGGCCATGTCTCGTCAGAAGAAACTCGACAAGATGGATATTATCGAACTCCAAAGTGAGAAACCAAAACCATCCTTTGATTTCAAACCAGCTCGTACGCCTGGACGCTTTATCTTCCAAGCCAAGGACTTGCAGATTGGTTATGATCGTCCTCTGACTAAGCCTTTAAATCTTACCTTTGAACGCAATCAGAAGGTTGCCATTATCGGAGCAAATGGTATCGGGAAAACAACTCTCTTGAAGTCTCTCTTGGGTATTATTCCGCCAATTGCTGGGGAAGTCGAACGCGGTGACTACCTAGAACTTGGCTATTTTGAGCAGGAAGTAGAAGGGGGCAATCGCCAAACCCCACTTGAAGCTGTCTGGAATGCCTTTCCTGCACTTAACCAAGCAGAAGTCCGTGCAGCCCTTGCTCGTTGCGGTTTGACAACCAAACATATTGAAAGTCAAATTCAGGTCTTGTCAGGTGGGGAACAAGCCAAGGTTCGTTTCTGTCTCTTGATGAATCGTGAAAACAATGTGTTAGTGCTGGACGAGCCGACCAACCACTTGGATGTGGATGCTAAGGACGAACTCAAACGTGCTCTCAAAGAATATAAGGGATCTATCCTTATGGTCTGCCACGAACCAGACTTTTATGAAGGTTGGATGGACCAAATCTGGGATTTTAACAAGCTAACTTAA
- the rpsP gene encoding 30S ribosomal protein S16 translates to MAVKIRLTRMGSKKKPFYRINVADSRSPRDGRFIETVGTYNPLVAENQVTLKEDRVLAWLADGAQPSDTVRNILSKEGVLKKFHDSKFSK, encoded by the coding sequence ATGGCAGTTAAAATCCGTTTGACTCGTATGGGTTCTAAGAAAAAACCTTTCTACCGTATCAACGTAGCAGATTCACGTTCACCACGTGACGGACGTTTCATCGAAACAGTTGGAACTTACAACCCACTTGTTGCTGAAAACCAAGTAACTTTGAAAGAAGACCGCGTTCTTGCATGGTTGGCTGATGGAGCTCAACCTTCAGATACAGTTCGCAACATCCTTTCAAAAGAAGGTGTATTGAAGAAATTCCACGATTCTAAATTCTCAAAATAA
- a CDS encoding MazG nucleotide pyrophosphohydrolase domain-containing protein, producing MKDLTFRQLQDYLLEHYQQSRTEEGLFIKLVEEVGEVAEVLNGRSGRKEGVQDSNEELAKELADIIHYTVAIAAINHIDLTKSIFEKDKTAAIKYQHERDLEGFLENFQENSE from the coding sequence ATGAAAGATTTAACGTTTAGACAATTACAAGACTACTTACTCGAACATTACCAGCAGTCTCGGACTGAGGAAGGTCTTTTTATCAAACTTGTGGAGGAAGTCGGAGAAGTAGCTGAAGTTTTGAATGGGCGCTCTGGTCGAAAAGAGGGCGTTCAGGATTCTAATGAGGAACTAGCAAAAGAACTGGCTGATATCATTCACTACACCGTCGCAATCGCAGCTATTAATCATATTGATCTCACTAAAAGCATCTTTGAGAAAGACAAAACTGCAGCCATTAAGTACCAACATGAACGTGATTTGGAAGGTTTTTTGGAGAACTTCCAAGAGAACTCGGAATAA
- the trmD gene encoding tRNA (guanosine(37)-N1)-methyltransferase TrmD has translation MKIDILTLFPEMFSPLEHSIVGKAREKGLLDIQYHNFRENAEKARHVDDEPYGGGQGMLLRAQPIFDAFDAIEKKNPRVILLDPAGKQFDQAYAEDLAKEEELIFICGHYEGYDERIKTLVTDEISLGDYVLTGGELAAMTMIDATVRLIPEVIGKESSHQDDSFSSGLLEYPQYTRPYDYRGMLVPDVLMSGHHEKIRQWRLYESLKKTYERRPDLLEHYQLTAEEEKMLAEIKENKE, from the coding sequence ATGAAGATTGATATTTTAACCCTTTTTCCAGAGATGTTTTCTCCGCTAGAGCACTCAATCGTTGGAAAGGCTCGAGAAAAGGGGCTCTTGGATATCCAGTATCATAATTTTCGAGAAAATGCTGAAAAAGCCCGTCACGTTGATGATGAGCCATATGGAGGCGGTCAGGGGATGTTGCTCCGCGCGCAACCCATTTTCGATGCCTTTGATGCTATTGAAAAGAAAAATCCGCGCGTCATTCTCCTCGATCCAGCTGGAAAGCAGTTTGATCAGGCTTATGCTGAGGATTTGGCCAAAGAAGAGGAACTGATTTTTATCTGTGGTCACTATGAGGGCTATGATGAGCGCATTAAGACCTTGGTGACAGATGAGATTTCCTTGGGGGATTATGTCCTTACTGGAGGAGAATTGGCGGCTATGACCATGATTGATGCGACGGTTCGCCTGATTCCAGAAGTGATTGGCAAGGAATCTAGCCACCAAGATGATAGTTTTTCTTCTGGCCTTCTTGAATATCCTCAGTACACACGTCCCTATGATTATCGAGGTATGCTTGTTCCAGATGTACTTATGAGCGGGCACCATGAAAAGATTCGTCAGTGGCGATTGTATGAGAGTTTAAAGAAAACCTACGAGCGCAGACCGGATTTGCTTGAACATTATCAACTGACAGCAGAAGAAGAAAAAATGCTGGCAGAAATCAAAGAAAACAAAGAATAA
- a CDS encoding alpha/beta fold hydrolase: MKRIEVSTEIGSLSVTYQKQKKMLVCLSGAGLLPSYENFSLILEKLPPTIGYLTIDFPNTGRSPIHDQAGKNLDNLADAVYEVLEELAISEYILCVHSLSGILACKLLNKPIKCQALLAMEPTTKKVMFADFSEDPYPEMEEQMRLIEECGPELYFKNLTQATFSPEINKEIWEIMQEKGSELENQDPGFQISGEITEEDFENVFVEAHIPVFIFCQAYREKEYRESEYWTSNTKLILGGNHHYLQWSESEKIVTIIRELSE, translated from the coding sequence ATGAAGAGGATTGAAGTATCTACAGAAATTGGTAGTCTCTCTGTTACTTATCAAAAGCAAAAGAAAATGCTAGTTTGTTTAAGTGGTGCAGGTTTGCTACCAAGTTATGAAAATTTTTCACTTATACTTGAAAAACTTCCTCCTACAATTGGTTATTTGACTATTGATTTTCCGAACACAGGTAGGAGTCCGATTCATGACCAAGCTGGAAAAAATCTGGATAATCTTGCAGATGCAGTTTATGAAGTACTTGAAGAATTGGCGATTTCTGAATATATACTTTGTGTACATAGTTTGAGTGGAATTTTAGCTTGCAAATTGCTCAACAAACCAATTAAGTGTCAGGCTTTACTAGCAATGGAACCGACAACTAAAAAAGTCATGTTTGCTGATTTTTCAGAAGATCCTTATCCAGAAATGGAAGAGCAGATGAGGCTGATTGAGGAGTGTGGTCCTGAACTTTATTTTAAGAACTTAACTCAAGCCACATTTAGCCCTGAAATTAATAAAGAAATCTGGGAAATAATGCAAGAAAAAGGTTCAGAGTTGGAAAATCAAGATCCAGGATTTCAGATATCTGGAGAGATTACTGAGGAAGATTTTGAGAATGTATTTGTAGAAGCTCATATCCCTGTGTTTATTTTTTGTCAGGCTTATAGAGAAAAAGAGTACAGAGAATCAGAATATTGGACTTCCAATACTAAACTCATTTTAGGAGGGAATCACCATTATTTACAATGGTCAGAATCAGAAAAAATTGTGACTATTATTCGAGAATTGTCCGAATAA
- a CDS encoding ATP cone domain-containing protein, whose protein sequence is MQVIKRDGEIAEFNPDKIYQAILKAAQTVYVLTDDLRQNLAQVTKKVVLDLEEAKVERATISMIQSLVEHRLLGAGYITIAEHYISYRLQRDLERSGYGDHIAVHLHFEQVR, encoded by the coding sequence ATGCAAGTAATCAAACGTGATGGAGAAATTGCCGAATTTAATCCAGATAAGATTTACCAAGCTATCTTAAAGGCAGCTCAGACTGTCTATGTATTGACAGACGATTTGCGTCAAAACCTTGCACAAGTCACTAAGAAAGTGGTTTTGGACTTGGAGGAAGCCAAGGTTGAACGTGCGACTATCAGCATGATTCAGTCTTTGGTTGAACATCGTTTACTGGGTGCAGGTTACATTACCATTGCAGAACACTACATTTCCTATCGTTTACAACGTGACTTGGAAAGAAGTGGTTATGGAGATCATATCGCGGTTCATTTACATTTTGAACAAGTTCGCTAA
- the rimM gene encoding ribosome maturation factor RimM (Essential for efficient processing of 16S rRNA): protein MNYFNVGKIVNTQGLQGEMRVLSVTDFAEERFKKGTELALFDEKDQFVQTVTIASHRKQKNFDIIKFKDMYHINAIEKYKGYSLKVAEEDLNDLDDGEFYYHEIIGLEVYEGDNLIGTIKEILQPGANDVWVVKRKGKRDLLLPYIPPVILNVDIPNNRVDVEILEGLDDED from the coding sequence ATGAACTACTTTAATGTTGGGAAAATCGTCAATACGCAGGGGTTGCAGGGGGAGATGCGAGTCTTGTCTGTGACGGATTTTGCAGAAGAACGGTTTAAAAAAGGTACTGAGCTGGCTTTGTTTGATGAAAAAGATCAGTTTGTTCAAACAGTGACCATCGCTAGCCACCGTAAACAGAAGAACTTTGACATTATTAAATTCAAAGATATGTACCATATCAACGCTATCGAAAAGTACAAGGGATACAGTCTCAAGGTTGCTGAGGAAGATTTGAATGACCTAGACGATGGTGAATTCTACTATCACGAGATTATCGGTTTGGAAGTCTATGAGGGTGATAACTTGATTGGAACCATCAAAGAAATCCTGCAACCAGGTGCTAACGATGTCTGGGTGGTCAAGCGAAAAGGCAAGCGTGATTTGCTCTTGCCTTATATCCCACCAGTGATTCTCAATGTTGATATTCCAAATAACCGCGTCGATGTGGAAATCTTAGAAGGGTTAGACGATGAAGATTGA
- the gor gene encoding glutathione-disulfide reductase has translation MREYDIIAIGGGSGGIATMNRAGEHGAKAAVIEEKKLGGTCVNVGCVPKKIMWYGAQIAETFHQFGEDYGFKTTDLNFDFATLRRNREAYIDRARSSYDGSFKRNGVDLIKGHAEFVDSHTVSVNGELIRAKHIVIATGAHPSIPNIPGAELGGSSDDVFAWEELPESVAILGAGYIAVELAGVLHTFGVKTDLFVRRDRPLRGFDSYIVEGLVKEMERTNLPLHTHKVPAKLEKTAEGITIHFEDGTSHTASQVIWATGRRPNVKGLQLEKAGVTLNERGFIQVDEYQNTVVEGIYALGDVTGEKELTPVAIKAGRTLSERLFNDKITAKMDYSTIPTVVFSHPAIGTVGLTEEQAIKEYGQDQIKVYKSSFTSMYSACTCNRQETRFKLITAGSEEKVVGLHGIGYGVDEMIQGFAVAIKMGATKADFDATVAIHPTASEEFVTMR, from the coding sequence ATGAGAGAATATGATATCATTGCTATCGGTGGAGGTAGCGGAGGAATTGCTACCATGAATCGTGCTGGTGAACATGGAGCCAAAGCGGCCGTTATTGAGGAAAAGAAACTAGGTGGAACCTGCGTCAACGTAGGTTGTGTTCCTAAAAAAATCATGTGGTACGGAGCACAAATCGCTGAAACTTTCCATCAATTTGGAGAAGACTACGGTTTTAAAACTACTGACCTTAACTTTGACTTTGCAACCCTACGTCGCAATCGTGAAGCCTACATCGATCGCGCTCGTTCTTCTTATGATGGCAGTTTTAAACGCAACGGTGTAGACTTGATTAAAGGCCATGCTGAATTTGTAGATTCTCATACTGTCAGTGTAAATGGTGAACTCATTCGTGCTAAACATATCGTAATTGCTACTGGTGCTCATCCAAGCATTCCAAATATTCCTGGTGCAGAGCTAGGTGGCTCTTCTGATGATGTATTTGCTTGGGAAGAACTTCCAGAGTCAGTTGCTATTCTAGGTGCTGGTTATATTGCCGTTGAATTGGCTGGCGTACTCCACACTTTTGGTGTCAAGACAGATCTCTTTGTTCGTCGCGATCGTCCTTTACGTGGTTTTGATTCTTACATCGTTGAAGGTTTAGTCAAGGAAATGGAAAGAACAAACTTACCACTTCATACTCACAAAGTCCCTGCCAAGTTAGAAAAAACTGCTGAAGGCATTACCATTCATTTCGAAGATGGTACTAGTCACACAGCTAGCCAAGTTATCTGGGCTACAGGTCGCCGTCCAAACGTTAAGGGCTTGCAACTTGAAAAAGCTGGAGTCACTCTAAACGAACGTGGCTTTATCCAAGTGGATGAATACCAAAATACTGTTGTTGAGGGAATCTACGCTCTAGGTGATGTAACGGGTGAGAAAGAATTGACTCCAGTTGCTATCAAGGCTGGACGTACCCTATCTGAACGCCTCTTTAACGACAAAATAACTGCAAAAATGGACTACTCGACTATTCCAACTGTTGTCTTTTCACACCCTGCTATCGGAACTGTTGGGTTAACAGAAGAACAAGCTATTAAAGAATACGGTCAAGACCAAATCAAGGTTTACAAATCAAGCTTTACTTCTATGTACTCTGCTTGCACTTGCAACCGTCAAGAAACACGTTTCAAATTGATCACAGCTGGTTCAGAAGAAAAAGTTGTCGGACTTCATGGAATTGGTTACGGCGTTGATGAAATGATTCAAGGATTTGCCGTTGCTATCAAAATGGGAGCAACCAAGGCTGACTTTGATGCAACCGTAGCGATTCACCCAACTGCATCTGAAGAATTTGTAACCATGCGTTAA
- the kphA gene encoding RNA-binding protein KphA encodes MDTIENLIIAIVKPLISQPDALTIKIEDTPEFLEYHLDLDQSDVGRVIGRKGRTISAIRTIVYSVPTEDKKVRIVIDEK; translated from the coding sequence ATGGATACGATTGAAAATCTCATTATTGCGATTGTGAAACCCTTGATTTCACAACCAGATGCCTTAACTATCAAGATTGAAGATACACCAGAATTCTTGGAATATCATTTGGATCTTGATCAAAGCGATGTGGGTCGTGTAATCGGTCGTAAGGGTCGCACTATTTCTGCGATAAGAACGATTGTCTACTCTGTCCCAACTGAAGACAAAAAAGTAAGAATCGTTATTGACGAAAAGTAA
- a CDS encoding YdbC family protein has protein sequence MAEFTFEIEEHLLTLSENEKGWTKEINRVSFNGAPAKFDIRAWSPDHTKMGKGITLSNEEFQTMVDAFKGN, from the coding sequence ATGGCAGAATTTACATTTGAAATCGAAGAGCACTTGTTGACTCTTTCTGAAAACGAAAAAGGTTGGACCAAGGAAATCAACCGTGTGAGCTTTAATGGTGCCCCTGCAAAGTTTGATATTCGTGCTTGGAGTCCAGATCATACTAAAATGGGCAAGGGAATTACCCTCTCCAATGAAGAATTTCAAACCATGGTGGATGCCTTTAAAGGCAACTAA